The following proteins are encoded in a genomic region of Debaryomyces hansenii CBS767 chromosome G complete sequence:
- a CDS encoding DEHA2G05588p (weakly similar to uniprot|P81451 Saccharomyces cerevisiae YOL077W-A ATP19 Subunit k of the mitochondrial F1F0 ATP synthase): MGAAYTIFGRQVPSHILSIATLGTAAAVVAWPRAKKEAPPAQAAPVAQTKEEDFDLEKFLKYVYTD, from the exons atggGTGCTGCTTATACTATATTTGGGAGACAAGTCCCATCTCATATT CTTTCTATTGCCACTTTAGGTACTGCTGCAGCTGTTGTTGCATGGCCTCGTGCTAAGAAGGAAGCTCCGCCAGCCCAGGCTGCTCCTGTTGCCCAaaccaaagaagaagactttGACTTAGAAAAGTTCTTGAAGTATGTATACACTGATTAG
- a CDS encoding DEHA2G05610p (highly similar to uniprot|P21524 Saccharomyces cerevisiae YER070W RNR1 Ribonucleotide-diphosphate reductase (RNR)) produces MYVYKRDGRKEPVRFDKITARVQRLCYGLDTTHVEPVAITQRVISGVYQGVNTIELDNLAAETAAYMTTIHPDYAILAARIAVSNLHKQTTKQFSQVSKELYEYVNPKTDLHSPMISKDTYDIIQANANELNSAIVFDRDFNYNYFGFKTLERSYLLRINGKVAERPQHLIMRVAVGIHGNDIERVIESYNMMSLRYFTHGSPTLFNAGTPSPQMSSCFLVAMKDDSIDGIYDTLKTCALISKSAGGIGLHIHNIRSTGAYIAGTNGTSNGIIPMVRVFNNTARYVDQGGNKRPGAFALYLEPWHADIFDFIDIRKNHGKEEIRARDLFPALWIPDLFMKRVEQNGDWTLFSPNEAKGLSDVYGDEFEELYTKYEKENRGRSVVKAQKLWYAILDAQTETGTPFMLYKDACNKKTNQKNLGIIKSSNLCCEIVEYSAPDEVAVCNLASIALPAFVDKNNTTSWYDFEKLHEVTKVVTRNLNRIIDRNYYPVPEARNSNMRNRPIALGVQGLADAFMALRLPFDSQEAKELNTQIFETIYHGAVEASIELAEIEGPYQTYEGSPASKGILQFDLWERKPTELWDWDTLKQKLAKHGIRNSLLVAPMPTASTSQILGYNECFEPYTSNIYSRRVLAGEFQIVNPYLLRDLVDLGIWNDDMKNNIISNNGSIQTLPNIPDELKALYKTVWEISQKHIIDMAADRAAFIDQSQSLNIHIKDPTMGKLTSMHFYGWKKGLKTGMYYLRTQAAAAAIQFTVDQNSVNNASKTIASLEKLNQRKYIAKSVSSTNDSGVSTEPTSLENSVADLKISDNSNTPKNDNPVESTESTESTESTESTEPAEGQDAGDIYSSKVIACAIDNPESCTMCSG; encoded by the coding sequence atgtatGTTTATAAAAGAGATGGACGTAAGGAGCCAGTCCGCTTTGACAAGATCACTGCTAGAGTTCAAAGATTATGCTATGGGTTAGACACCACACACGTCGAACCAGTTGCTATCACACAAAGAGTTATTTCTGGGGTTTACCAAGGGGTTAACACTATTGAGTTGGACAACTTGGCCGCTGAAACTGCCGCTTATATGACTACGATCCACCCTGACTACGCTATATTGGCAGCCAGAATTGCCGTTTCCAACTTGCACAAGCAAACCACCAAGCAATTTTCTCAGGTCAGTAAGGAGTTGTACGAATACGTGAATCCGAAGACAGATTTACACTCACCAATGATTTCCAAAGATACGTACGATATTATTCAAGCCAATGCAAATGAGTTGAACTCCGCCATTGTGTTTGACCGTGATTTCAACTACAACTATTTCGGATTCAAGACCTTGGAAAGATCTTACTTGTTGAGAATCAACGGTAAAGTCGCAGAAAGACCACAACATTTGATTATGAGAGTTGCCGTCGGGATCCATGGTAATGACATCGAAAGAGTTATCGAATCTTACAACATGATGTCATTAAGATATTTTACCCACGGATCTCCAACTTTATTTAATGCTGGTACTCCTAGCCCACAAATGTCTTCATGTTTCTTGGTTGCCATGAAGGATGACTCTATAGATGGTATCTATGATACTTTGAAGACATGTGCTTTGATCTCTAAGAGTGCTGGTGGTATTGGTTTACACATTCACAACATTCGTTCTACTGGTGCTTATATTGCCGGTACCAATGGTACTTCAAACGGTATCATCCCTATGGTTCGTGTTTTTAACAACACTGCTCGTTATGTCGACCAAGGTGGTAACAAAAGACCTGGTGCCTTTGCCCTTTACTTAGAACCTTGGCACGCAGATATTTTCGACTTCATAGATATCAGAAAGAATCACggtaaagaagaaattagagCTAGAGATTTGTTCCCTGCCTTATGGATTCCTGATTTATTCATGAAAAGAGTTGAACAAAACGGTGACTGGACATTGTTCTCTCCAAATGAAGCAAAGGGCTTATCAGACGTCTATGGTGatgaattcgaagaattatatACCAAATATGAAAAGGAAAACCGTGGTAGATCTGTTGTTAAGGCACAAAAATTATGGTACGCCATTTTAGATGCACAAACCGAAACTGGTACTCCATTCATGTTATACAAAGATGCTTGTAACAAAAAGACCAACCAAAAGAACTTGGGTATTATTAAATCGTCTAACTTATGTTGTGAAATTGTTGAGTACTCTGCTCCTGATGAAGTAGCTGTTTGTAACTTGGCTTCCATTGCTTTACCAgcatttgttgataaaaaCAACACCACAAGTTGgtatgattttgaaaagttgcATGAAGTTACTAAGGTTGTGACTCGTAACTTGAACAGAATTATTGACCGTAACTACTACCCAGTTCCGGAAGCTAGAAACTCTAATATGAGAAATAGACCAATTGCTTTAGGTGTCCAAGGTTTAGCCGATGCATTTATGGCATTAAGATTACCATTCGACTCTCAAGAAGCCAAGGAATTAAACACTCAAATTTTCGAAACAATTTATCACGGTGCTGTCGAAGCATCCATTGAATTGGCTGAAATTGAAGGACCATACCAAACTTATGAAGGATCTCCAGCTTCTAAGGGTATTTTACAATTTGACTTATGGGAAAGAAAGCCAACTGAATTATGGGACTGGGATACCttaaaacaaaaattaGCTAAGCATGGCATCAGAAATTCCTTGTTAGTTGCTCCAATGCCAACTGCGTCAACCTCTCAAATCTTGGGTTACAATGAATGTTTCGAACCATACacttcaaatatttactCCAGAAGAGTTTTGGCTGGTGAATTCCAAATTGTTAACCCATACTTATTACGTGATTTGGTTGATTTAGGTATCTGGAATGATGATATGAAAAATAACATTATCTCTAATAACGGTTCTATTCAAACCTTACCTAACATTCCAGATGAATTAAAGGCTTTATATAAAACTGTCTGGGAAATTTCCCAAAAGCATATTATTGACATGGCTGCAGACAGAGCTGCATTCATTGATCAATCACAATCTTTAAATATTCACATCAAGGACCCAACTATGGGTAAATTAACCTCAATGCATTTCTATGGTTGGAAGAAAGGTTTGAAGACTGGTATGTACTACTTAAGAACTCaagctgctgctgctgccATTCAGTTTACTGTCGACCAAAACTCGGTTAATAATGCTTCTAAGACTATTGCTTCattagagaaattaaaccaaagaaaatatattgctAAGTCAGTTTCTAGCACTAACGACTCAGGTGTCTCTACTGAGCCAACATCGTTAGAGAATTCTGTTGctgatttaaaaatttcaGACAACTCGAATACCCCTAAGAACGACAACCCCGTTGAATCAACTGAATCTACTGAATCTACTGAATCCACTGAATCCACTGAACCAGCTGAAGGCCAAGATGCTGGTGATATATACAGTTCAAAGGTTATTGCATGTGCTATTGATAATCCAGAATCATGTACTATGTGTTCCGGTTAA
- a CDS encoding DEHA2G05632p (similar to uniprot|P40514 Saccharomyces cerevisiae YIL067C), with translation MTQITDPEISGATNEDIVLDTFSDNRSTMDPDDDSSDPIRIIDQETEFFFDDSIKGKLKQFFYKLWNGPTVPEDNPPRRIQVFLKMEEFPERFNKGISKALRITGLILYLSLWFLVCYRILLPYMTIPPGMSNNPDVTVIPLSCQSQSHFWRGKNAACGLDGELCPSFDGDEKEIIFRCPALCDRSSWTYSLIPIGDQRIKYRGYFVGGGEDPDSHAEILTKPYRADSYPCGAAVHAGVVSPFFGGCARISYSNNGESYFPSTSGHYGVGESIPFLSFFQSSYFFKKLVSGTGSSGGYSHCYDPRLLVLVINIILGLPIVYLASGATMFWIINFVGFWTICLATDPPYTVNASDHDSFANLLSIGLERFLPSSFILYVLWHSSAKRTLSDPPPDIDAKPSPLSRLILWYPLFWLGVLNNITFDRLPVDRLTISDLKEQAGALIAVTSIITTIGTCAVIQAYKIWLSGRFRKYLVIYVSFILGLVFLGQLPGLSLRIHHYILAMLLIPGCATRGRTALAFQGILLGLFLSGSSRWGLASIAETVDSLKRDDPRGKILPPEFTGFNVTSGILNWKFADDSSMSSIEKTINSKFNGVSLLINDIERYVDKRKESLNLIDLFKKSTDLKDSIKNALKQGYKDKDGNILMYLRIGKKVLGSEVYSDFSNAGILKWPSGEFTKPQPGVT, from the coding sequence ATGACGCAGATAACAGATCCTGAAATATCTGGAGCCacaaatgaagatataGTCCTCGATACATTTCTGGATAATCGTTCAACTATGGATCCGGATGACGATAGTTCAGATCCAATTCGAATAATCGATCAGGAAActgaatttttctttgacGATTCGATCAAAGGAAAATTGaagcaatttttttataaacTATGGAATGGTCCTACAGTTCCAGAAGACAACCCACCACGCCGGATTCAAGTGTTTTTGAAGATGGAGGAATTTCCTGAAAGATTCAACAAAGGTATTTCGAAGGCTCTCCGAATCACAGGACTCATATTATACTTGAGTCTTTGGTTTTTAGTATGCTATCGCATTTTGCTTCCATATATGACTATTCCGCCAGGTATGTCAAATAATCCAGATGTGACTGTGATTCCACTATCATGCCAATCACAATCTCACTTTTGGAGAGGTAAAAATGCTGCTTGTGGATTAGATGGTGAATTATGCCCATCATTCGATGGAGATGAAAAAGAGATAATATTTAGGTGCCCAGCACTTTGTGATAGGAGCAGTTGGACCTATTCTTTGATTCCTATTGGTGACCAACGTATTAAATATAGAGGGTATTTCGTAGGTGGTGGTGAAGATCCTGATTCACATGCtgaaatattaacaaaACCATATAGAGCAGACTCGTATCCGTGTGGTGCAGCTGTCCATGCTGGTGTCGTATCGCCATTTTTTGGAGGGTGTGCCAGAATATCTTACTCAAATAATGGTGAGCTGTATTTTCCTTCTACTTCAGGTCATTATGGAGTTGGTGAATCTATTCCattcttatcattttttCAATCGTCttattttttcaagaaactAGTAAGTGGTACTGGCAGCTCTGGTGGCTATTCTCATTGCTATGATCCGAGACTATTAGTGTTggttattaatattattttagGCCTACCAATTGTCTATTTGGCAAGTGGAGCAACCATGTTTTGGATCATAAATTTCGTTGGCTTTTGGACGATATGCTTAGCCACTGATCCACCATATACGGTAAATGCCAGTGACCATGATAGTTTTGCAAATCTACTTTCAATTGGTCTAGAGAGATTTTTACCGTCCTCGTTCATTTTGTACGTCTTGTGGCATTCATCTGCTAAACGAACCTTGTCTGACCCACCACCAGATATAGACGCAAAACCGTCACCACTAAGTAGGCTCATTTTATGGTATCCGCTCTTCTGGCTTGGcgttttgaataatattacGTTTGACAGGTTACCAGTGGATAGGTTGACCATTCTGGATCTCAAGGAACAAGCGGGAGCTTTAATAGCGGTGACATCTATTATAACTACGATAGGCACATGTGCCGTTATACAAGCGTACAAGATCTGGCTATCTGGTAGGTTTAGAAAATACTTGGTTATTTATGTTTCCTTTATCCTTGGATTAGTTTTTCTTGGACAATTACCTGGTTTAAGCTTACGTATACATCATTACATATTGGCAATGCTTCTAATCCCTGGCTGTGCAACAAGAGGAAGAACAGCATTAGCGTTCCAAGGCATTTTATTAGGATTATTTCTTTCGGGATCTTCAAGGTGGGGCTTGGCTTCAATTGCAGAAACTGTAGATTCCTTGAAAAGAGATGACCCAAGAGGAAAGATTCTTCCTCCTGAATTTACTGGATTCAATGTCACCTCTGGGATTTTGAACTGGAAATTCGCTGATGATTCATCGATGAGTTCGATAGAAAAAACAATAAATAGTAAATTCAACGGAGTTTCTTTACTTATAAACGATATAGAACGTTACGTTGACAAACGAAAAGAATCGTTGAACTTGatagatttatttaaaaaatcaaCTGATTTAAAGGACTCTATAAAGAATGCCTTAAAGCAGGGCTATAAAGATAAAGACGGAAACATTCTCATGTATCTACGGATTGGAAAAAAAGTGTTAGGAAGTGAAGTTTATAGCGATTTCTCTAATGCTGGTATACTTAAATGGCCTAGTGGCGAATTTACTAAACCCCAACCCGGTGTAACTTAA
- a CDS encoding DEHA2G05654p (similar to uniprot|Q12204 Saccharomyces cerevisiae YOR022C), translating into MNFFDMNTNKHRSTSQAMLTKVRLQVFSTSASSKLNSIGPRLWTYRSYSTSNSPSNNISRPQVKWFYATDVPNSKPTWHNYTKTNEPKKFIPFSDYDSTRLEKRYQKYNSDTKQIDNKESPKSNHGLVEVNEDKLFQVDLKNFDLSPVYWDGPVYEVRRGTWFNSDGIPLGAKLSHQIEEGYRYRKAFTFGEEGPSEKQVEESKDKVAKFNAKVEKEGKPEMALEIDFDKEKDTFGLDNGQVVLFCNAKEAVLFPSSFDSNFQLGVIRSFGTSSGSLISVEKIQRGYTDDLHETVFDNLTTNPIPGLTDFFQNEITNAFHPNDTEAEKNTDTKEEPENTTADQDKQMKHMLESDFDHDTTPLSSEREVDHLVLCIHGIGQILGHKYESVNFVHSINVLRNTMKEVYQHDKGYQEIAYPEHKQSDENKNTNNRIQILPISWRHKIDFHPQTSLKSYDENGKLRLPSLAQISVDGVKSLRNILGDVVLDILLYYEPKYINQITKVVTEELNRVYVLYMEKNPNFKGKVHIMGHSLGSVISFDILSSQPNDKPKNSNSEKDLMFDVDDLFCVGSPIGVFKLLGQTNIKPRSLLPSDYDASQKNTFASPKCSNLYNIFHPCDPIGYRMEPLINPEFSNFKPELVPFAVKGLNTQIKELAHFSEEIQEKLLRASSWFNRGNNTDKKKTEEVKSIEETASEENALDDILFSLAKSDKRDDNKRKPRKTEMNDEDLATLTEINKNGRVDYSLPMGVFDFSLVSAISAHISYFEDKDTAGFIMKQLLLSRSKPVELKSVSLYK; encoded by the coding sequence ATGAACTTTTTTGATATGAATACTAATAAGCATAGATCAACATCACAAGCGATGCTAACTAAAGTAAGGTTACAAGTGTTTTCTACATCTGCTTCTAGCAAACTTAATTCTATAGGACCCAGATTATGGACTTATAGAAGCTATTCTACAAGCAATTCACCTTCCAACAATATTTCAAGACCGCAAGTGAAATGGTTCTATGCTACAGATGTTCCCAATTCGAAGCCTACTTGGCATAATTACACCAAGACAAATGAACCAAAAAAGTTTATTCCCTTCTCGGATTATGATTCGACCAGATTAGAGAAAcgatatcaaaaatataattccGATACAAAGcaaatagataataaagaaCTGCCTAAGCTGAATCACGGATTGGTTGAAGTCAATGAGGATAAGCTCTTTCAGGTcgatttgaaaaattttgatttatccCCGGTGTACTGGGATGGGCCAGTTTATGAAGTTCGTCGTGGTACTTGGTTCAACTCTGATGGTATTCCATTAGGTGCGAAGTTGTCTCATCAAATTGAAGAGGGATACCGCTACAGGAAGGCTTTCACGTTTGGAGAAGAAGGACCTAGCGAAAAGCAAGTAGAAGAATCGAAAGATAAGGTCGCTAAGTTTAATGCAAAGGtagaaaaagaaggaaaacCTGAAATGGCACTCGAGATTGATTTTGACAAAGAAAAGGATACGTTTGGTTTAGACAACGGTCAAGTAGTCTTATTCTGTAACGCAAAGGAAGCAGTATTATTCCCGTCTTCGTTTGATAGCAATTTTCAACTTGGTGTAATTCGTAGTTTTGGAACAAGTTCTGGCTCTTTGATATCAGTTGAGAAAATACAGCGTGGATATACGGATGATTTACATGAAACTGTTTTCGATAATTTAACCACAAATCCTATCCCTGGATTAACTGATTTCTTCCAAAATGAGATTACTAATGCCTTTCATCCAAATGATACAGAGGCTGAGAAAAACACAGATACTAAAGAGGAACCCGAAAACACTACAGCCGACCAAGACAAGCAAATGAAACATATGCTTGAATCAGATTTCGATCATGATACTACCCCATTGAGTTCCGAGAGAGAAGTTGATCATCTTGTATTATGTATTCATGGGATCGGTCAGATATTAGGGCACAAGTATGAATCGGTTAATTTTGTTCATAGTATTAACGTTCTTAGAAATACTATGAAGGAAGTCTATCAACATGATAAAGGCTACCAAGAGATTGCCTATCCTGAACATAAACAAAGTGATGAAAACaagaatacaaataatagaATCCAAATCTTGCCTATATCTTGGAGACATAAAATTGACTTTCATCCTCAGACTAGTTTAAAATCCTATGATGAGAATGGTAAATTAAGGCTACCAAGCTTAGCCCAAATAAGTGTTGATGGTGTTAAATCGcttagaaatattttagGTGATGTTGTCTTGGATATTTTACTCTATTATGAGCCAAAGTATATTAACCAAATTACAAAAGTTGTCACAGAAGAACTTAATCGTGTTTATGTCCTTTATATGGAAAAAAATCCTAATTTTAAAGGGAAAGTGCACATTATGGGACATTCGTTAGGATCTGTCATCTCGTTTGATATTTTAAGTTCACAGCCTAATGATAAACCTAAAAACTCCAACCTGGAAAAGGACTTGATGTTTGATGTTGACGATTTATTTTGTGTTGGTTCACCTATTGGTGTGTTCAAGCTATTGGGACAAACTAATATAAAGCCACGTTCGCTTTTACCAAGCGATTATGATGCAAGCCAAAAGAATACATTTGCTTCCCCAAAGTGTTCtaatttgtataatatttttcacCCCTGTGATCCTATAGGGTACAGAATGGAGCCATTAATTAATCCTGAATTTTCGAACTTCAAACCTGAATTGGTTCCATTCGCTGTTAAGGGCTTGAACACGCAAATAAAGGAATTGGCACACTTTAGCGAAGAAATTCAAGAGAAATTATTACGAGCCTCGAGTTGGTTTAACAGGGGAAATAATACTGATAAGAAAAAAACCGAAGAAGTTAAGAGCATAGAAGAAACAGCGTCAGAAGAGAATGCTTtggatgatattttatttagtCTTGCAAAATCTGATAAGAGAGATGATAATAAAAGAAAGCCTAGGAAGACAGAGATGAACGACGAGGATTTGGCTACTTTGACTGAAATAAACAAGAATGGGAGAGTTGATTACAGCTTGCCTATGGGGGTTTTTGATTTCTCTTTAGTGTCTGCAATTAGTGCACATATTTCCTATTTCGAAGATAAGGACACCGCTGGCTTTATAATGAAGCAATTATTACTATCAAGGTCTAAGCCAGTTGAGTTAAAATCGGTCTccttatataaataa
- a CDS encoding DEHA2G05676p (highly similar to uniprot|Q12314 Saccharomyces cerevisiae YOR021C), with protein sequence MKYVIEHMEEGFSEWVILEYSQIIREVGKENLILTSLPSSITEKDIPSRLIDLGLQWTTEECINIDGGNIEKSKICLLDPAAEVELVPEDNKEFDYFVFGGILGSHPRIDRTGILRKKYGLAGRRLGSLQMTTDTAIRTTQKIVKDQVKFESIEFLDYPEIRYNKYEATEMPFRYIVGKDDAPILPEGMLELIKHDAEQSIDDLLIE encoded by the coding sequence atgaagtaCGTGATAGAACATATGGAGGAAGGCTTCTCCGAATGGGTTATATTGGAATATTCTCAAATAATCAGGGAAGTAGgcaaagaaaatttgatattgacgTCGTTACCTTCTTCAATCACTGAGAAGGATATCCCATCTAGACTTATAGACTTAGGATTGCAATGGACTACAGAAGAATGCATAAATATAGATGGTGGTAATATCGAAAAATCCAAGATTTGCTTATTAGATCCAGCAGCTGAGGTTGAGTTAGTGCcagaagataataaagaatttgattattttgtATTTGGAGGAATTTTAGGTTCTCATCCTAGAATTGATAGAACAGGAATCTTGAGAAAGAAGTACGGGTTAGCTGGAAGGAGATTAGGAAGTTTGCAAATGACAACTGATACAGCTATCAGAACTACTCAGAAAATTGTTAAAGATCAAGTTAAGTTTGAAAGTATTGAGTTTTTAGACTACCCAGAAATaagatataataaatacgAAGCTACAGAAATGCCGTTCAGATATATCGTTGGTAAAGATGATGCTCCAATATTACCAGAAGGAATGTTGGAACTAATTAAACACGATGCAGAACAAAGTATTGAcgatttattaatagaaTAA
- a CDS encoding DEHA2G05698p (highly similar to CA2809|CaAMO1 Candida albicans CaAMO1 amine oxidase) yields MERLQQLATHTIAASSGPQRALHPLDPLSAQEIKEVSSIIKEQYSGKKLNFNTITLREPSKKAYYSWKEKNGPMPPRLAYYVVILEGVSALQEGVVDIGSHKFVDKRQVDAVQPILTPDDLRTTEGIVRNDAAVIKQCEISGVPKEEMKNVYCDAWAIGYDERWGASKRLQQALMYWRSDENDSQYSHPLDFCPIVDMNAGKVIYIDIPNRRRKVSKHEHANFHPDHVKYEFGTTENPSGYRTDSKPINITQPEGVSFKFEGNVIEWSNFKLHVGFNYREGIVLSDVAYNDHGKVRPIFHRISLAEMIVPYGSPGYPHHRKHALDIGEYGAGHCTNPLSLGCDCKGVIHYMDAHFPDKDGEPTTIKNAICVHEEDDGVLFKHSDFRDDFQTTIVTRGTRLIISQIFTASNYEYCLYWIFKQDGTVKLEIRLTGILNTYICAEDEDVGPWGTQVYPQVNAHNHQHLFSLRIHPRIDGDNNSAATSDCKQSPFPLGSEENKYGNAFYNEKTTFKTVNDSFTNFESSTARTWDLFNSKSINPNSGKPASYKLVSTFCPPVLAKKGSLVCKRAPWALNTTQVVPYQDEDYGYGRLYPSGDFVCQWDGDSVQGMGKWVSDGKDNIENTDILFFHTFGITHFPAPEDFPVMPTEIFDLMLRPRNFFTGNPCLDVKPSYVRTTREVKNDLNGRNTSALGADNSSRLAFSKTSSDFCCSKK; encoded by the coding sequence ATGGAAAGATTACAACAGCTAGCAACTCATACAATTGCTGCAAGCTCAGGACCACAAAGAGCATTGCATCCTTTAGATCCACTATCTGCAcaagaaataaaagaagTAAGTAGCATTATCAAGGAACAATACTCGGGCAAGAAGCTTAATTTCAATACTATTACTTTGAGAGAGCCAAGTAAGAAGGCATATTATAGCtggaaagaaaagaatgGGCCTATGCCACCTCGTTTAGCGTATTATGTGGTTATCTTAGAGGGTGTGAGTGCGCTCCAGGAAGGAGTGGTTGATATTGGTAGCCACAAGTTTGTTGATAAGCGTCAAGTTGATGCCGTGCAACCAATATTGACACCGGATGATTTGCGGACTACAGAGGGTATAGTGAGAAACGATGCTGCCGTGATAAAGCAATGTGAGATCAGCGGAGTGCCAAAAGAAGAGATGAAGAATGTCTATTGTGATGCATGGGCCATTGGATATGACGAAAGATGGGGTGCATCCAAAAGATTACAACAAGCTTTGATGTACTGGAGATCTGACGAAAATGACTCCCAATACTCACATCCATTAGACTTTTGTCCTATTGTTGATATGAATGCAGGGAAggttatatatattgacATTCcaaacagaagaagaaaagtttCCAAGCATGAACACGCTAATTTTCATCCAGACCACGTAAAGTACGAATTTGGAACTACAGAAAACCCATCGGGTTATAGGACGGATTCTAAGCCAATAAATATCACTCAACCCGAAGGCGTTTCCTTTAAATTTGAAGGTAATGTAATTGAATGGTCAAATTTCAAGCTCCATGTTGGTTTTAATTATAGAGAAGGAATTGTATTAAGTGACGTTGCTTATAATGACCACGGTAAAGTGAGACCCATCTTCCACAGAATCTCATTGGCAGAAATGATAGTTCCCTACGGATCACCTGGATATCCTCATCATCGTAAACACGCTTTGGATATTGGTGAATATGGTGCTGGGCATTGTACCAACCCGCTTTCATTAGGTTGTGATTGTAAGGGTGTAATTCATTACATGGATGCACATTTCCCTGATAAAGATGGTGAGCCTACTACTATTAAGAATGCCATATGTGTGCACGAAGAGGATGATGGGGTTCTATTCAAACACTCTGATTTTAGGGATGACTTTCAAACTACTATTGTTACCAGAGGCACAAGATTAATTATTTCCCAAATATTTACAGCTTCAAACTATGAATATTGTTTATATTGGATATTCAAACAAGATGGTACAGtcaaattagaaataagGTTAACTGGTATTTTGAACACATATATATGTgcagaagatgaagatgttGGACCTTGGGGAACCCAGGTTTACCCTCAAGTTAATGCACACAACCACCAACATTTATTCTCACTTAGAATCCACCCTAGAATTGATggagataataattcagcAGCAACAAGTGACTGTAAGCAATCCCCATTTCCTTTAGGATCTGAGGAGAATAAATATGGTAATGCATTCTATAATGAAAAAACTACGTTTAAAACGGTTAATGATTCTTTTACTAATTTCGAATCATCCACTGCAAGAACCTGGGACCtttttaattcaaaatcaatcaacCCGAATTCTGGAAAACCAGCATCTTACAAATTGGTCTCAACGTTTTGTCCTCCCGTTTTAGCTAAGAAAGGTTCGCTTGTTTGTAAAAGAGCTCCATGGGCTTTGAATACGACTCAAGTTGTTCCATACCAGGATGAAGATTACGGTTATGGTAGATTGTATCCATCGGGTGATTTTGTATGTCAATGGGATGGAGATTCTGTGCAAGGTATGGGTAAATGGGTTAGTGATGGTAAAGACaatatagaaaatacaGACATTTTGTTCTTCCATACTTTTGGTATCACTCATTTTCCAGCACCTGAAGACTTCCCAGTTATGCCAACTGAAATCTTTGATCTTATGTTACGCCCGAGAAATTTTTTCACTGGAAATCCTTGTCTTGACGTTAAGCCATCCTATGTAAGAACTACAAGAGAAGTAAAAAATGACTTGAATGGTAGAAACACAAGTGCCTTAGGAGCTGATAATAGTTCTAGGTTAGCTTTTAGTAAGACTTCGTCAGACTTTTGTTGttccaaaaaataa